In one Drosophila pseudoobscura strain MV-25-SWS-2005 chromosome X, UCI_Dpse_MV25, whole genome shotgun sequence genomic region, the following are encoded:
- the LOC6902321 gene encoding ATP-binding cassette sub-family A member 2, with the protein MTASFCLLFKRYIHIERNLWRRVLFEAIVMVIIMILIQGNPIAHTKQLLFPRAKSERDHVIVSHKLDDLDILSGMGDKKREKTKYLLAFAPKTEFTELVINAVADELGMKGVQGYKNNAELQKHFDERTTLAGIIFHDSPAKEPPESLSISIRFPSEFRTIKPFLTEARLWLTRCSGAVRDKQDNAKDTDTNQDLYIREGFLQLQHHVFLQWFQQLKIKYPHTYTEPQVEVFNIRLRAANSPCTMMTLVRMPAFLYNFLYLIPFLNIIRNIAGQLEDGVMVHQWHYGFSFCTQYCCLFLVLMLRLLLTALCSLVVLIVFWILESGPNVAQAIVGTILFILIYHIELILTAMLVAKLLVNPINCVLFGLVMWLFTYAAFSLILERYWDVRSYYVTFVLGSFFNTQLSFCMQLFHQMIDDSHSLKFYDFIVLFVSAAVCMLIYLLLFVLVQWRAPGRLLSRRVLRNKPRVDKPKSEAPIFIGRSPSWHNFEFVDANSEELMRLKHVSTSHRESEQKILKNISLRIYKGEILVILGHIGSGKLTLLRLIAGLKFPLRGTVSVLGNSYTHKGPSRRLVDFRFDEHGLSRHLTVQQTIEYHVRLKLQRDDEDRFKIEKRKWLTILDQHIESRNTKIGQLTYASTRLVALCCCLAGNTQVVILEEPTLKLTGSEAQTFWTIVNQEKESRAFVVATYSVGEAEHVADRVAIINLGVLEANGTPFFLRSKFTGTLDMIVTKKPHIPAEPITDFINQFLPRVQPENEIGDTLAYRIPISNRPRLQKLCLHLESDRNRLGIDYFRIVGTELSDTYMKLVKSFRLQKQIIPDVTQTFKYQVVSQKQLRRQRIRAMLYKKMIHTAPNVWPIIMIFTSFILIAIIAKLSVMLDVPEERSNVIEIGFGSGSEMKNIPDVTACGYVDIQSLTKAHHYKRQGGGHMMSSFTAGSFSCEKGSYRDNLKKMNELKSLGAIEQAGDQIMNGYITQDVFHSAAMMLNLMHNAILKLAYPDSKKHFTLVTNHPLPTQLSMKINLIDNKIAHMNAPLALGCILPLAVSVFIIPLVEEQVHQLRILQVIAGLGMPIYWGVNMFWDLFTYIIYSVIIVVIMAVMGIGGFGSYENFLILILMGLYGFAALTHTYVLSFYVNASRIRGFLASLLLHGITGIVLYILFWDVANSNDIFYYGACLFPGFSLLDGVSNIYTQCLEESLCEDKCQKTPSCTMENMAEMVPNCHFHSYFTWSSPGIMPAIIYMLISGLLGVLLIFWIELHRREKKYHSSRDLHDLRTATYPFDDADMADVKLKIAESDMTKCKQSVFLVDQVEAKVPITGTRVNTVSFALNKYMSMGIYGRRNSGKSHLIRQLVGIDGFAFGEIYVRGLDLKLDTDKIRTYMGYCPQHLGLLMELTPREHIRLLCMIRGVPELKITEKMHDLCLMLNMTGWMHRKCAYLTAEKLRKLNVALALVAYNKILVLDEPTYGLPGTTRDEIWNILRYIRHCGKTVIFATNDELECKKLGDFIILLHDSEMVSLGSLHYLRFKYSTGFYLEVRLIRDGKTLAETQEHLRKDMDNLARFVNFLHDKSELVSHSNHWLKYYVPVGDIVYSYLYGSLEKNKMRLNIQDYCIYQADVNSVIEQVHEMRSELKRRIGSNGQLHRFSQKEKDAGKGKGKAKK; encoded by the exons ATGACAGCAAGCTTTTGTCTGCTGTTCAAGCGCTACATTCACATCGAGAGGAATCTATGGCGTCGCGTGCTTTTCGAGGCCATTGTGATGGTGATAATCATGATATTGATCCAGGGGAATCCCATAGCGCACACGAAGCAATTGCTGTTCCCGCGCGCCAAAAGCGAACGCGATCATGTTATCGTTTCGCACAAGCTGGACGACTTAGATATTCTATC GGGTATGGGCGACAAGAAGAGggaaaaaaccaaatatttATTGGCTTTCGCACCCAAAACGGAGTTTACCGAGCTGGTAATCAATGCCGTTGCCGACGAACTGGGAATGAAGGGAGTCCAAGGCTACAAGAATAACGCCGAGCTGCAGAAACATTTCGATGAGCGCACTACCCTGGCCGGCATCATTTTCCATGATTCCCCCGCAAAAGAGCCACCCGAGAGCCTCTCCATTTCCATACGATTTCCCAGTGAATTTCGCACCATAAAACCATTCCTCACCGAGGCTCGCCTGTGGCTGACACGCTGCTCGGGCGCCGTCCGAGATAAGCAGGACAATGCCAAGGACACGGATACGAATCAAGATCTCTACATACGCGAGGGTTTCCTTCAACTGCAGCATCATGTGTTTCTTCAGTGGTTCCAACAGCTGAAAATCAAATATCCCCACACATACACGGAGCCCCAAGTGGAGGTCTTTAACATACGACTAAGGGCGGCCAATTCACCCTGCACCATGATGACCTTGGTCCGGATGCCAGCATTTCTATACAATTTCCTATATCTGATACCATTTTTGAACATTATCAGG AATATCGCCGGTCAGCTGGAGGATGGCGTTATGGTCCATCAGTGGCACTATGGTTTCTCTTTCTGCACCCAGTACTGCTGCCTGTTTTTGGTGTTAATGCTGCGATTGCTACTGACGGCATTGTGTTCCCTCGTTGTTTTAATT GTATTTTGGATACTGGAAAGTGGCCCCAATGTCGCCCAGGCGATTGTCGGcacaatattatttatattaatctACCACATTGAGCTGATACTAACCGCCATGTTGGTGGCCAAACTCCTTGTCAATCCCATTAATTGCGTGCTCTTCGGCCTGGTCATGTGGCTGTTTACGTATGCGGCATTCAGCTTAATTCTCGAACGTTATTGGGACGTTCGCAGCTACTATGTTACCTTTGTATTGGGGTCCTTTTTCAACACACAGCTCAGCTTCTGCATGCAGCTGTTCCATCAAATGATCGACGATTCCCATAGTCTGAAGTTCTACGATTTTATCGTCCTATTTGTCTCGGCAGCGGTCTGCATGCTCATCTATCTGCTGCTCTTCGTTCTGGTCCAATGGCGCGCCCCTGGCCGCCTGCTGAGCCGCCGTGTCCTGCGCAACAAGCCGCGCGTCGACAAACCCAAGTCCGAGGCCCCCATCTTCATTGGCCGATCGCCCAGTTGGCACAATTTTGAGTTTGTCGACGCCAACAGCGAGGAGCTGATGCGCCTTAAGCATGTGAGCACTTCGCATCGCGAATCCGAACAGAAGATCCTGAAGAACATCTCGCTGCGCATCTACAAGGGCGAAATACTGGTCATACTCGGCCACATTGGCTCCGGAAAGCTCACTCTCCTGCGCCTGATTGCCGGCCTCAAGTTCCCGCTGCGTGGCACCGTCTCGGTGCTGGGAAATAGCTACACGCACAAGGGCCCCAGCCGTCGGCTGGTGGACTTTCGCTTCGACGAGCACGGGCTGAGTCGCCATTTGACCGTCCAGCAGACGATCGAGTATCATGTGCGGCTGAAGCTGCAGCGCGACGACGAGGACCGCTTCAAGATCGAGAAGCGCAAGTGGCTGACCATCCTGGATCAGCACATCGAGAGCCGCAACACAAAGATTGGCCAGCTCACCTATGCCAGCACTCGTCTGGTggccctctgctgctgtttggcaGGCAACACACAGGTCGTGATCCTGGAGGAGCCCACGCTGAAGCTGACCGGCTCCGAGGCGCAGACCTTCTGGACGATTGTCAACCAGGAGAAGGAGTCGCGGGCCTTTGTGGTGGCCACCTACAGTGTGGGCGAGGCGGAGCATGTGGCCGATCGTGTGGCCATAATCAATCTGGGCGTGCTGGAGGCCAACGGAACACCCTTCTTTCTGCGGTCAAAGTTTACCGGCACTTTGGACATGATTGTGACCAAGAAGCCGCACATACCCGCCGAGCCCATCACCGATTTCATCAATCAATTCCTTCCGCGCGTCCAGCCGGAGAATGAAATTGGCGACACTCTGGCGTACAGAATCCCCATTTCGAATCGCCCGCGTTTGCAGAAGCTGTGTCTGCATCTGGAATCGGATCGGAACCGATTGGGCATCGATTATTTTCGAATTGTGGGCACCGAACTCTCCGATACTTACATGAAGTTGGTCAAGTCGTTTCGTTTGCAAAAGCAGATCATACCGGATGTCA CCCAAACGTTCAAGTACCAGGTGGTGTCACAGAAGCAGCTCAGACGCCAGCGCATACGTGCCATGCTCTACAAAAAGATGATCCATACGGCACCGAATGTCTGGCCAATAATCATGATATTTACCAGCTTCATATTGATAGCCATCATTGCCAAGCTGTCCGTGATGCTGGATGTGCCCGAGGAGCGTTCGAATGTGATCGAAATTGGCTTCGGCAGCGGCTCTGAGATGAAGAATATACCGGATGTTACGGCATGCGGCTATGTGGACATACAATCGCTGACCAAGGCGCATCACTACAAACGGCAGGGCGGGGGCCACATGATGAGCAGTTTTACAGCGGGTTCGTTCTCCTGCGAAAAAGGTTCCTATCGCGATAACCTCAAGAAAATGAACGAGCTGAAGAGCCTGGGAGCGATCGAACAGGCTGGCGATCAGATAATGAATGGCTATATCACACAGGATGTATTCCATTCGGCAGCAATGATGCTCAATCTGATGCACAATGCGATACTCAA ACTTGCCTATCCCGATTCTAAGAAACATTTCACCTTGGTTACTAATCATCCATTGCCCACACAGCTGAGCATGAAGATCAACTTGATCGACAATAAGATAGCGCACATGAATGCTCCATTGGCATTGGGCTGCATCCTGCCGCTGGCCGTCTCTGTGTTCATTATACCCCTGGTGGAAGAGCAGGTGCATCAGTTAAGGATCCTGCAGGTGATAGCCGGCTTGGGCATGCCCATCTATTGGGGCGTCAATATGTTTTGGGATCTATTCACTTACATCATCTATTCGGTGATCATTGTGGTGATCATGGCCGTGATGGGCATCGGTGGCTTTGGTTCGTATGAGAATTTTCTCATCCTAATCCTGATGGGTCTCTATGGCTTCGCCGCCCTCACACACACCTATGTACTGTCGTTCTATGTGAATGCCTCAAGGATTAGAGGCTTCCTGGCGTCGCTCCTGCTGCACGGGATCACGGGCATTGTGTTGTACATATTATTTTGGGATGTGGCCAACAGTAATGACATCTTCTACTATGGCGCCTGCCTGTTTCCGGGCTTCTCGCTGCTCGATGGCGTGAGCAACATTTACACGCAGTGCCTGGAGGAGTCGCTGTGCGAGGACAAGTGCCAAAAGACGCCCAGCTGCACAATGGAGAATATGGCCGAAATGGTGCCCAATTGTCACT TTCATTCATATTTCACTTGGAGTTCGCCTGGCATTATGCCAGCCATTATCTATATGCTCATCTCGGGGTTGCTTGGTGTCCTGCTGATCTTTTGGATTGAACTGCATCGCAGGGAGAAGAAATATCACTCCTCCCGAGA CTTGCATGATCTACGTACTGCCACATATCCGTTCGATGATGCCGATATGGCCGATGTGAAGCTTAAAATTGCCGAATCCGACATGACCAAATGCAAACAGTCGGTGTTTCTGGTCGATCAGGTGGAGGCCAAGGTACCCATTACAGGAACGCGGGTGAATACCGTCTCGTTTGCTCTGAACAAATACATGAGCATGGGCATCTATGGCCGGCGAAACTCCGGGAAGAGCCATCTGATCCGTCAACTGGTGGGCATCGATGGCTTCGCCTTTGGCGAGATCTATGTCCGGGGATTGGACCTCAAGCTGGACACCGACAAGATACGCACCTACATGGGCTACTGTCCGCAGCATCTGGGCTTGCTCATGGAACTAACGCCGCGCGAGCACATCCGTCTGCTCTGCATGATTCGGGGTGTCCCAGAGCTAAAGATCACCGAGAAGATGCACGATCTGTGCCTCATGCTGAACATGACCGGGTGGATGCATCGCAAATGCGCCTACCTTACGGCCGAAAAGCTACGCAAACTGAATGTGGCCCTCGCTTTGGTCGCCTACAACAAGATACTCGTCCTGGACGAGCCCACGTACGGTCTACCCGGGACGACACGCGATGAGATCTGGAATATATTGCGGTACATACGGCACTGCGGCAAGACGGTGATATTTGCCACAAACGATGAGCTCGAATGCAAGAAACTGGGCGATTTCATCATACTCCTGCACGACTCCGAGATGGTCTCCTTGGGCAGCCTGCACTACTTGCGTTTTAAGTACAGCACCGGCTTCTATTTGGAGGTGCGACTCATACGGGATGGCAAGACTCTGGCCGAAACGCAGGAACA TTTGCGCAAAGATATGGACAATTTGGCCAGATTTGTCAACTTCTTGCATGACAAATCGGAATTGGT CTCCCATTCAAATCACTGGCTCAAATACTATGTACCAGTGGGCGATATTGTCTATTCGTATTTGTATGGCAGTTTGGAGAAGAACAAAATGCGTCTGAATATCCAGGATTATTGCATTTATCAGGCGGATGTCAATAGTGTTATCGAGCAGGTCCATGAGATGCGTTCAGAGCTGAAGCGTCGCATTGGTTCGAATGGGCAATTGCATCGTTTCTCCCAGAAGGAAAAAGACGCCGGCaagggcaaaggcaaagccaagaAATAA
- the Rpt6 gene encoding 26S proteasome regulatory subunit 8, translating to MTVTNRMEIETAYQKGEGFRSYYIQKIEELQLIVAEKSQNLRRLQAQRNELNAKVRMLREELQLLQEQGSYVGEVVKPMDKKKVLVKVHPEGKFVVDLDKNIDINDVTPNCRVALRNESYTLHKILPNKVDPLVSLMMVEKVPDSTYEMVGGLDKQIKEIKEVIELPVKHPELFDALGIAQPKGVLLYGPPGTGKTLLARAVAHHTECTFIRVSGSELVQKFIGEGSRMVRELFVMAREHAPSIIFMDEIDSIGSSRIESGSGGDSEVQRTMLELLNQLDGFEATKNIKVIMATNRIDILDPALLRPGRIDRKIEFPPPNEEARLDILKIHSRKMNLTRGINLRKIAELMPGASGAEVKGVCTEAGMYALRERRVHVTQEDFEMAVAKVMQKDSEKNMSIKKLWK from the exons ATGACTGTGACCAATCGG ATGGAAATTGAGACGGCCTACCAGAAAGGCGAAGGCTTCCGCTCCTATTATATCCAAAAGATTGAGGAATTGCAGCTGATTGTGGCCGAAAAGAGCCAGAATCTAAGACGTTTGCAAGCCCAGCGCAACGAACTCAATGCCAAAG TTCGCATGCTGCGGGAGgaactgcagctgctgcaggagcaggGCAGCTATGTGGGCGAGGTGGTGAAGCCCATGGACAAGAAGAAGGTATTGGTTAAGGTCCATCCCGAGGGCAAGTTTGTGGTGGACTTGGACAAGAACATTGACATCAATGATGTGACCCCCAATTGTCGTGTGGCCCTGCGCAACGAGAGCTACACCCTGCACAAGATTCTGCCCAATAAAGTGGACCCTCTGGTGTCGCTCATGATGGTCGAGAAGGTACCGGATTCCACCTACGAAATGGTCGGAGGCCTGGACAAGCAGATCAAGGAAATCAAAGAGGTTATCGAGCTGCCCGTCAAGCATCCGGAGCTGTTCGACGCTTTGGGCATTGCCCAGCCAAAGGGTGTGCTCCTCTATGGTCCGCCCGGTACTGGCAAGACCCTGCTGGCCCGTGCCGTCGCCCATCACACCGAATGCACGTTCATTCGTGTCTCGGGCTCAGAGCTGGTGCAGAAATTCATCGGTGAGGGGTCGCGCATGGTGCGCGAGCTGTTCGTGATGGCCCGTGAGCATGCACCATCCATCATCTTCATGGACGAAATCGATTCGATCGGTTCCTCCCGCATCGAGTCCGGCTCCGGCGGTGATTCCGAGGTGCAGCGCACCATGTTGGAGCTGCTCAATCAGCTGGATGGCTTCGAGGCCACCAAGAATATCAAAGTGATTATGGCCACCAATCGCATTGACATTCTGGATCCGGCTCTCCTGCGTCCAGGCCGTATTGATCGCAAGATTGAGTTCCCGCCACCGAACGAGGAGGCCCGCCTAGACATCCTCAAGATTCACTCGCGGAAAATGAATCTGACGCGAGGCATTAATCTGCGCAAGATCGCCGAACTCATGCCTGGTGCCTCTGGGGCGGAGGTCAAGGGTGTCTGCACCGAAGCGGGCATGTATGCCCTGCGCGAGCGACGTGTCCATGTCACCCAGGAGGACTTTGAGATGGCCGTGGCCAAGGTGATGCAGAAGGACTCTGAGAAGAACATGTCCATCAAGAAGCTGTGGAAGTAG